In a genomic window of Staphylococcus taiwanensis:
- the ltaS gene encoding polyglycerol-phosphate lipoteichoic acid synthase LtaS — protein sequence MSLHKKKISLFAFFLLTVFTVTLKTYFSYYVDFSLGVKGLVQNLILLMNPYSLIALVLSVFLFFKGKKAYWFIFIGGFILTFLLYANVVYFRFFSDFLTFSTLNQAGNVESMGGAVGASFKWYDFVYFIDTIVYLFILIFKGSWLDKRVFSKKFVPVVMAAAVALFFLNLAFAETDRPELLTRTFDHKYLVKYLGPYNFTVYDGVKTIQNNQQKALASEDDLTKVLNYTKQKNTKPNPEYYGVAKKKNIIKIHLESFQTFLINKKVNGKEVTPFLNKLSTGNDDFRYYPNFFHQTGQGKTSDAEFTMDNSLYGLPQGSAYSLKGDNTYQSLPAILDQKEGYTSNVMHGDYKTFWNRDQIYKHFGIDKFYDATYYDMSDDNIVNLGLKDKPFFKASADYQAKMKQPFYSHLITLTNHYPFTLDSKDADIDKPNTGDSTVDGYIQTAHYLDQALEEYITDLKKKGLYDNSVIMIYGDHYGISENHNNAMEKLLGEKITPAKFTDLNRTGFWLKIPGKKGTVDKTYAGQMDVMPTILHLVGIDSKNYLMFGTDMLSKDHNDVIPFRNGDFITKDYKYVNGKAYSNKTNELLETQPKDLEKNKKQVEKDLEMSDNVLNGDLFRFYKNPDFKKVNPSKYDYKTGPKGNQK from the coding sequence ATGAGTTTACACAAAAAGAAAATAAGTCTTTTTGCGTTTTTCTTATTAACTGTATTTACAGTCACACTAAAGACGTATTTTTCATACTATGTTGATTTTTCTTTGGGTGTTAAAGGACTAGTTCAAAACTTAATACTGCTGATGAATCCATATAGTTTAATTGCACTTGTTTTAAGCGTGTTCTTATTCTTTAAAGGTAAAAAAGCCTATTGGTTCATCTTTATTGGAGGATTTATACTTACATTTTTGCTTTACGCAAACGTAGTGTATTTTAGATTCTTCTCAGACTTTTTGACATTTAGTACTTTAAATCAAGCAGGAAACGTTGAATCTATGGGTGGTGCTGTCGGGGCATCATTCAAATGGTATGACTTTGTTTACTTTATAGATACAATTGTTTATCTATTTATCTTAATTTTTAAAGGTAGTTGGTTAGATAAACGTGTATTCAGTAAGAAATTTGTACCTGTAGTCATGGCGGCTGCCGTAGCTTTATTCTTCTTAAACTTAGCGTTTGCTGAAACAGATCGTCCTGAATTGTTAACACGTACGTTTGACCATAAATATTTAGTTAAATATTTAGGTCCATATAACTTCACAGTTTATGATGGCGTTAAAACGATTCAAAACAATCAACAAAAAGCATTGGCTTCTGAAGATGATTTAACGAAAGTATTGAATTATACAAAACAAAAAAATACAAAACCAAATCCAGAATATTATGGTGTAGCTAAGAAGAAAAACATCATTAAAATTCATTTGGAAAGCTTCCAAACTTTCTTAATTAATAAAAAAGTAAATGGTAAAGAAGTTACACCGTTCTTAAACAAATTATCTACTGGTAATGATGATTTCAGATATTATCCAAACTTCTTCCATCAAACTGGACAAGGTAAAACATCTGACGCCGAATTTACAATGGATAACAGTCTTTATGGATTACCACAAGGGTCTGCTTACTCATTAAAAGGCGATAACACTTATCAATCATTACCTGCTATTTTAGACCAAAAAGAAGGTTATACATCTAATGTAATGCACGGTGACTATAAAACGTTCTGGAATCGTGACCAAATCTATAAACACTTTGGTATTGATAAATTCTATGATGCAACATACTATGATATGTCTGACGATAATATTGTTAACTTAGGTTTAAAAGATAAACCATTCTTTAAAGCATCTGCGGATTATCAAGCTAAAATGAAACAACCGTTTTACTCACACTTAATTACATTGACAAACCATTATCCATTTACATTGGATTCTAAAGATGCAGATATTGATAAACCAAATACTGGTGATTCAACTGTTGATGGTTACATTCAAACTGCACATTATTTAGACCAAGCTTTAGAAGAATATATTACTGATCTTAAGAAGAAAGGTCTATATGATAATTCAGTAATTATGATTTATGGTGACCATTATGGTATTTCTGAGAACCATAATAATGCAATGGAAAAATTATTAGGTGAAAAAATCACACCAGCGAAATTTACTGACTTAAACCGTACTGGTTTCTGGCTAAAAATTCCTGGTAAAAAAGGTACAGTAGATAAAACATATGCTGGTCAAATGGATGTAATGCCTACAATCTTACATTTAGTTGGTATTGATTCTAAGAATTACTTAATGTTTGGTACAGACATGTTATCTAAAGATCACAATGATGTGATTCCATTCAGAAATGGTGACTTTATTACGAAAGATTATAAATATGTAAATGGTAAAGCGTATTCTAATAAAACAAATGAATTATTAGAAACACAACCAAAAGATTTAGAGAAAAATAAGAAGCAGGTTGAAAAAGATTTAGAAATGAGTGACAACGTCTTAAACGGTGACTTATTCAGATTCTATAAAAATCCTGATTTCAAAAAAGTAAATCCATCTAAATATGACTATAAAACGGGACCAAAAGGTAACCAAAAATAG